Genomic segment of Arachis hypogaea cultivar Tifrunner chromosome 16, arahy.Tifrunner.gnm2.J5K5, whole genome shotgun sequence:
TCGGGTCCTTGGTAATGCTCGAAGACCCGTTAACTGTCGGACCCGAACCCGATTCCAAACTCATTGGAAAGGCGCAAGGATTCTACACAATGGTGACACAACGCGAGGACATTGATTTAGAGCTTGTGATGGGTATGACCATAACATTCACAGAAGGCAAGTTCAACGGCAGCACCCTCAGCCTCTTTGGCCGGAATTACATCTTTGACCCCGTCAGAGAGATGCCGATCGTTGGTGGAACCGGCGCGTTCCGATTCGCGCGTGGGTTTGTTCGTGCTAAGACTTACTCAGTGGATTATTACAAAGGTGATGCTGTTGTGGAATACAACGTCTACGTCTTCCACTATTCAAACCAAGGCTTTGATGCTTCTACTCCTCAAGAGCGTTTTAGCAATGGCTTTGAGTTCATGACTGACCCTATACTTagcaaaatataaaagtaaaaattttcGGGAAAAGGATTTAAGTTTTGTTACTACTTAATCATCACTTAAGAATTAtgctataaaaataaaagaaaaattatatttatgCTATACTTTTTTATAGCAAAAATTcgcattttatttgttttcgtatAAAGTTTATAGTTAATAattctcaaataatttaataaatttgattaaattattatttggtAACTATTAATTATCAACTTTATATGAATACAACTGCGTATGAGTGTCTacaattttttatatatctttattATTAATGATATAGATTAGAagacaaagttttttttttatatagaagtTTTCAAATGTAGCTAAGGTTTCATTATAGTTTAATTTGAATATAACTACGTAGTGATAATGACCCTCCTGGCGTCGTGTTCTAAATGTCATCGATCATCAGCACCATATATCTATTGTAAATTTGTAATATTATCGTTAATTATTGTCGTTTTTCCCTCATTGTTTTTGGTGAAGATTCTTTCGTTGAAATTTCACCTTATTAATTTCGGGTATTATTAACACCGGGAAGAACTGTCTCAGAATTAATAGAATGAATGTCAAGAACCAGAAATCATAGCAACTATAACAAATCTTGGTTTTTCTTGATCTTAACTGCCATATCAGCATGAGATAACACCAAAGTTTTCAACAGAGTATGTAAGACTAAACAACCCTGGCTTCCAAGTTAGAGTAACACCGAAACGAAAGTAAACCAATCAAACAAATAGTTACATGCATGGGAAAGAGTATTTAAAGTTTGGCAGAAGGTAGAAATTCAGGtccagtcgacttcacgtgaagttgatagctgagagccgttagatgatttgattgatttgactaaatttttgtttAGTGGCTCTCAGCTATCATCTTCACGTGAAGTTCGATAACtgagagtcgttaaatgatttgattgatttgactaaattttcatctaacgactctcagctatcaacttcaatCGACTACACCTGTTCAAAACATATTTACTCATAAATCACAACTACACAAAACGACAAAGCAATACAACATGTAGATGCATATGCAGGTTCCCCGcccaaaataataaattaataaagaggGGTTAgacttaattaaaagaaaaaataaatataaaaaattaatttaaatttaataaaattatagagattagtaaaataattaaatattttatttattatttattgttacggatccggcccacggatccCGGACCCAAGGCTAAATCCGAACCCGGTTCCTCGGGTCCGACCCGTTTCCATATTCCAGAAGGCTCGAAACCGGTCCTCTAAAGGTCCTAACCGACTTTTGAATTCAAAcgcctcccttatcttagccaaacagGACAAGATAAGACGACTCTCAtcgcctataaatagaggacccaggtccctccaggtattcattcattccacacaccttatacctcttagatccattctgacttgagcgtcggagtgtctttgcaggtacctccccccattgctccagtcaagcgACCCGGCTTCAGCCTTGATCCGCAGGTTCTCGATCCACCCTTCAActcgtaccagagacatctcgtacattggcgccgtctgtggggaactTGCGCCAGCCGAGCCGAATGGGGGACGTCCTGGAGGAGACCCCCTCAAGCCAGGATAACTCCCTACCGCTTAACCCAACCCCAGAACACCGGGAGGTCACAAACCAAGCAAGAATAGCGAGTACTATCCAACACACGAACGACCACGTCGTCACGGACCAACGACATCCTGAGAAAGCTAGGGACAAAGCGGCACAGATCATCCAGGATCTCTGCCTCCGGGTCCAGGAACTCGAAGGCAAATTGACCAATAGAGAAAAACACAACAACGAACACGGAAGCCACGCAACTTCCAGATCAAGGTCTCGCCGCGGTAGGTCGCCAACCCGACGACACGACAGAAGAGACGGTCGCAGCACCTCGCGTGACCACAGACACGAGAAGTCACCAGAACGGCGATACAACaagaaacacaaccgcagcgcttCCCGAAATCTGAGTTACCAACCCTACTCAGACGAAGATCGGAGGGACCGAAACACCAAGCGCACGAGAAACGACCATATAATAATGGGAGCTACAcccttcacagaaagaatcttaaGAGCAAAACTCCCCAAAGGTTTCGACAAACCTACCGACATGAAGTATGATGGAACCAAAGATCCCCAGgaacacctaacggccttcgAAGCCAGAATGAACTTGGAAGGAGCGACCGACGCGGTCCGATGcagagccttcccggtaaccctagCAGGACCggcgatcaaatggttcaacgccctcccaaacAGATCCATAGCCAGTTTTCACGATGTGACACGAAAATTCATGGCCCAATTCACAACCAGAATCACTaaagccaaacaccccatcagcttacTGGGAGTCACGCAAAAACAAGAAGAATCCACAAGGAAATACCTCGACtgcttcaacgacgaatgcctgacggtcgacggactcacggattCCGTCGCAAGCCTTTGCCTAACCAATGGACTCATGAACTAAGATTttcgcaaacacctcaccaccaaaccagtatggaccatgcacgagatccagaaCGTCGCCAGAGATTACATCAATgacgaagaagtcagccaggtcgtcgcCGCCAACAAACGGCAAAACGGTAACACCCAACACAGCAACTCGGCTTCTCGCCAAAACCCACCACCCAAAGAGAATCAAAGGGACCACCCCAGATCGGCAAATACAAGCCGACCACCGAGAATTGGCAAATTCTCCAATTACACGCCCCTAACAGCACCAATTACCGAGATATATCACCAAATAGAAGACCGAGGTATAATTCCGAAAGCCCGACAACTCAAGGAAAGGACGGGAGGCAACAAAACCCTCTACTGCGACTACCACCGAGGTTACGGCCACAAGACTCAAGACtgtttcgaccttaaagacgccctcgaacaagccatacgagacggcaaactcccagaattcgccaaaatcatcagagaaccaagACGCGCGGAAAGAGACAGATCGCCAGAGAGGGAAGGGCGTAACCCAAGAATCCAAAAGCAACCCCCCAGGGAAAGCCCGGAGGAAGACCCGACCATCATAGTAAACATCATCACAGGCAAAGACGTGTCAAGTAAGTCAAAACTAACGATAAAAAAGATCTCAAAGTAATGGCTGTCAAAAACCAAACCCCAACCGCTGCGGCCGACAACACGATAACCTTCTTACCAGAGGATTGCCAGCACGATACCTCGGCCGAGGATGCCCCTTTCGTCATCTCGGCCAGAATCGGAACAGGACTAGTACGAAGGATACTGGTAGACACCGGGGCAGACTCAAACATCCTTTTCCGAGgagccttcgataaactcgggctccacaacgacaacctccaaacacaccgcaacggcgtcacgggactcggagacaacttTCTCAAACCAGATGGCTCAATCACACTTCCCATCACCATAGGAACAAGCAGCCAGAAGAAGACAATCCTATCTGAATTTGtagtcctaaaagactccacagCCTATAACGTGATCCTCGGAAGGAAAAGAATCAATGACTTCTCCGCagtcatctttaccaaatacctccttATGAAGTTCAGAACCGACGACGGTTCCGTCGGTACCATCCACGGGGACCGAGAAGTCGCAGccgaatgcgacaacaccagcctagccCTAAGAAAGAAGTCCCGAGACGCGGCCGGGGTATTCCTAGCCGACCTGGATGCCCGACAAGACGGCCAACCCAGGCCAGAACCAGAAGGAGATATGGAAAAACTACAAATAGGGCCAACCAAAGATGAATACACCTTCATTAATAGGAACCTCCCATATGACCTCAAAGAGGAACTCTCTCAACTCCTgaaaaaaaatagagacctgTTTGCATTcacaccagccgacatgccgggaataAGCCCCGACCTAATGTCCCACCGACTCGCCGTGGATCCCAAAGCTAAATCCGTAGCACAAAGGAGACGAAAAATGTCACCTGACCGGGCCGCCGAGGTCAAAAAGCAAGTTAAAGCCCTACTCGAAGCCAACTTCATCAGGGAACTCCCCTACACgacctggctagccaacgtcgtgcTAGTAAAGAAATCTaacgggaaatggcgaatgtgcgtcgactacacggacctcAACAAGGCCTGCCCAAAGGATGCCTTtcccctaccaaacatcgacggacTAGTAGATGCCGCATCCGGCCAccgatacctcagcttcatggacgcatattccgggtacaaccagatcccgatgcaccgaccagacgaagAGAAGACAGCGTTCATCACCCCAGACGGGACATAC
This window contains:
- the LOC112754100 gene encoding pterocarpan synthase 1, coding for MAISKTVFISATLFSSLVAAAAYYQNISSTSLGFVEEKLTRIRFYFHDVVTGPNATIIISISPLMGKSKAPLPFGSLVMLEDPLTVGPEPDSKLIGKAQGFYTMVTQREDIDLELVMGMTITFTEGKFNGSTLSLFGRNYIFDPVREMPIVGGTGAFRFARGFVRAKTYSVDYYKGDAVVEYNVYVFHYSNQGFDASTPQERFSNGFEFMTDPILSKI